In Miscanthus floridulus cultivar M001 chromosome 8, ASM1932011v1, whole genome shotgun sequence, the sequence tcacattagttcattaactaaccattctttgTAAGCACTTGCTCTACTTTCAAACAAGAGTTGAGCAACAGTTCCATTTCTTCACCTTTCATCTTCcaattcttactatggtgctagattgtagacaagccataccggattgctcggcgatttgcgaatcaatgtgcccagctgggtccccaaaaacacacaccccgcttgtaccctaggcacaagtaggaccaacccactaccctcctgtcatgaggtctaggtccccgtccaaactaggactccaagctcctgcccctgagtcctggactcagtgcggtgcaaggacctccacccaaaaaccaccttgacagtcagtccagaaagagccagaacccatgacaagagagtaacaagtctttcctacgccaatacccaagtatgtgctcaggataataagtctatgacttgcctagagtctaatgcaatggccggtccttaaccgacatagacagggaaaatagtgttaccgagctatgccccattggccgtaggacacaacatcttacacccaccaatacccaaaccatatccctgctcggtctccatttttcctttcaccattttatatattctaaGTGATAagaatacagtaatatatttcctatctctcacgagtgataggcaatcactcgacttctatcggagtcctgtagcatagcaatctacatgatcctatcatagtagtaagactcataggataaagatatatatgcaagtgggttccattcaactccttaaaacttaatgcacaaatataatttaaagtgtagaaaagtaggggttatgcaccggggcttgcctaggtaaaatataatcagatgttagctttccatcatggcgacatgatctccaaaagcaccatttctccagcaactcccgatgacttcacgatccatcgacgtccctattatgatatgcaatgcaatgcattgcgaagacgtaattaatcgactgcaaccgtgactcataaaatacgatttatgcctttcaagttaatgagctagttctaacgacgattgTATtcggctacatatccatgttgtcaaataagGCATTATTTaccaacaaatattttagttataaaattcccaggtgtttctttattctattctatcaattaatctttatttgaaatagggcatcattatatGTCTAGCACACTAATTattttggagctacaaaaattatagtgagtacctaaccATATGACgaacctaccataaaaatttcatagcatttggagCAAGGAAACTGATTTAATCAATTACAACAATAGATTAATTTTTAAGGCAAATTTATTTGCACTAAAGAATGTGATTTTATGCGTTAACTGTATAGCACAATCTATGTAGAGTTTAACAAAATTGGATTTgtgattttattatttttatttgatttaccaTGGAATTTAGAATTTTCAACCGATTTAAAGGAATTAATAAgaatgaaaaaaagaaaaggctTCGCAGGCCATTTCGGCCCAAGCCGGCACAATCCGACGGCAAGCTGGTCCAGCGCGAGTGGGCCTCTAGCCCACGCGTGGGAGTAGGCTGGCCCAAGAGGGAAGGCCCTAGGGCGCGCGGTCCATTTTACCGAAAGGACCATAGGTTTTTAACTAATAAACCTACGATCTAGCTCACTATTCAAAAGAGTCATTTGTTCTTCACTTAGCACCCTATATTTTCCTATCTTCACCGTTCCCTAGTCCCCGAGCAGCACCAGAGTAGAGCACCATGGCAGGGACGATCCGATGGTGGCCAAGACCAACCGGGGAGGGCATGGCAGCGGTGGAGGGGTGGTGCGGGGACTTTGTGGGGGTCGCGCCGCACCGGTGGGCGCAAACGGCGCCACCAGAGAAGCCCCATGGCAGCTCGGCCACGCGCGGTAGAGGTGTGCAGGAGCGGTGGTGAACGACGTGCACGATGGCGAGGGCGTCGGGCCTGGCTCCACCCCAATAGCGTACGTGCGGGGCTCGGGAGGTCGAGGCAGAGCCGCTACTTATCATGCTAGGCATGGGGTGCTCTGAGCCTAGCTGGCCATGGACAGACCCATAGCAGCGTCCATGGAAGGACTGCACGCAGTGACCAGCGTTGAAAACAGCACGCACGTGCACACCGTTGAACTAATGGCTTCTGATCTAGTACGAAGCTCTCTATAACTTCCTCATGGTGCTAGGGATTCAAGGAATTGGAGGGATATACCTTGTGTCGGGTATCATAAAAAGggatcccctaagcaagaaccgaaaaaattgcttagacttTGTAACAATCGAATCCAAGAGACaatcaccggcaaacccccaccttatccaagGCTCAACTGGATCACCCAGCCCACCTCAGACAGTATCCCGCCTCTCCCAAGGCCCTGCACgcaaggccttggacgaggtgccgattctccgcctcgctcgaggccccgcacgtaaggcctcgacgaggtgctgattctctgcctcgctcgaggccctgcaTGTAAGGCCtcgacgaggtgccgattctccgcctcgctcgaggccccaaccataaggccttggacgaggtaccgattctctgcctcgctcgaggccccgcccataaggcctcggacgaggtgccgattctctgcctcgctcgaggccccgcccgtaaggcctcggacgaggtgccgattctccgcttcgctcaaggccggctcagCAGCTaccccgtcaccaccgcctcgacagggacatcacgtccaactaacgtgaCCAACCACTCCCATGACATCAGCCAAACAACGGCTCAACACAATGGAGTGACCAAtgagatgggagtcgcatcaacgccatgccgctcgggacaggacggggcaggggttaccggccgctatgctcggcactgtgcccacgactgacacccatgtggcactatgctgcctaaccccacctgctctgAGGATAGTGTGGCATGGAGAGTCATGTtcgggtccctatagcctcggaatcagcataaaagaccaactgctccctctgagcctcggctacCTGCCTCCGcacccctgtagcctcggaactCGCGCCCCCCGAGCCCCCcgacaatggttcagcctctgcaccgacagggcctcggctctctatgcTATCGACATACAGCGACTGGCACATCGTCCACAGTCtgcgccatgccctgcatcaagccATCACAGGAGCCCCCACATCGCACAAGATCAGGTGTGACTGGtgcgtcgctctagtgcatcgaggacaagaccgctccgttgaccatgccgccatagtgacaagTATAGGGCATGGACataccgcctccgctcacaaaacgccacatagcgaacacatgtatcacccctgtcccccccttcaactataaaagggagtgaccgaggCCGTTTCTAGGGGTTGCACGCATAGGCTAACGGACAAAGACTCACATAGACACACATGGACGAACAACGCACAATGCTCAGTAACTCCCACTCCTCCgcattgcaagagatcaacatctcaagcaacccacgccgctccacttagagacctaggacaagctccctctctcgcccagcttgtaaaccccaactacaagcacctcggtgcaaggaatacaagatcgctctctcagactagatgtagggcacctattgcctgaaccagtataaaccttgtgtctctttgcatcaccatccgggattaggggcatgcagtacactttcactagccgATTGAGGGCCCgccagtccaaaacaccgacagctggcgcgccaggtagggggacgTACTGTGTGTCAGCTTAATCATCCCAacgagttccggatggcagaccccatgcgACCACTATGTCTTGGCATGGTGAtctagtttgggagcctagagttcatgtctctaggatgcgagtacgatatggtactcctcacacctagaGCCCCACCGACTGACGACGACATCATgccccagcagcctaggcgcaggcggtgccTGGGCCACCGCTCTCGTCACGCTTGCTAGGCACGACGTGGGTGGGACCACCTCGACACCACGCAAGCTCAGGGCAACGCACTGTGCTCTGCCGGTACCCCATGCCCGACTGTTGGTATAGgctccctggttggggacctatctagcttaagcctgggtaagggaaagacgccggtggcatgcagcaacgccccgtcatcaagctctgccttgCTACCTCCTGAGGAATCGACTTCAGCGGAGCAGCGCCCGGTGATGGCACCATCcctataccccttcgggttgggcaATACCGCCGctgcctatgcttccgcctatgcTTTCGCTCACGCGGAGCCCctaggacgccaccaacgcttcgccctcgacctcTTCGCCATGACCTCAacccacacccatgctgactccttggaggaggacgaggcgtgggctagAGCGGACTTCTCTAGGCTtcatgaccctgaagccatgcgctaCTTCATGGCCGTGAGCAACTACTGCTtcagctactccgactctgatgatgaaggcacttacgatcccactcatgCGTGCTTCTATGTCGAGCTTGGGATGCCGAGAgcgggcgatgaggacgaaggggcaggcaaTTGCTCCCTGCCCCATGAGGGGGCAGGCGACACCACACCTCCGCATGTTGAGCCCCTAGCGGCGCGGAACGAGAACCCCACCCATGAGGAACTTTGACGTcttgacttggagcagctccgtgagctttaggccaaggtcgaacaagactgactccttctgtagcagctccgagacactctcgagcaagagcagcggggtcacggtgatggcggagTAGCCCGACGCAAGGCTCacgacgtcaaccaccgcattaacaatgacgaagggggcgagcaaccccctatcttcaatcatgctagccagaacatcacggcAGTGGCGATGCTACTCTGGGCTATGCCCAAGctctctaccacggaggggcaatgggtccacggtgagctctgagacctcctcgagaccgccgtggtACAGTAGGCCAAAAGCTCCGCCTCTCGACAGCATGGGTGCACCTCGGAACTGCCCGCGGCATCGCCTCAATAGGATAGAGAgacctcggttcgtcccgagcctgctcgggcaccgatgaccaacaaggccccctcggtgcatgatTGCCTTGGCGACCGATgtgaggcacaaggcgaccatgaTGTGTTCAGTAGGTGACGgcaccacgacaatgaggggcccacccgaggctaccacccacaccgaggcggtcactatgatagtggggaggaccgcagtccttctctagggccacctggccctcgagtctttagcaaggCCATCCGCGGTGCTCACTTCCTGGCCCAAttttggcaaccggccaacctcgcaaagtacagcagcgagaccaaccccaagtcatggctggccgattactgcctggcttgtcagctaggcggcgcgaatgatgacctactcatcatccgcaacctccccttgttcctgtcagactcggcgcgagcctagctcgaacacctccctcccttgcagatccacgactggcatgacttggtaaaggtcttcgtcgagAATTTCTAGGGCAGATACatgcgccccgggaactcctgggacctcaagagttgtcgccaaatgttggacgagtctctccaagacttcatccgatgcttctccaagcaatgcaccgagttgccccacgtcggtgactcagaaattgtctaggcattcctctccggcacctcctaccgagacctggtccgGGAGTTAGGCTGGAACATACCGACCAtggcggccgcactcctcgacattgccaccaactttgcctcgggtgaagaggctatcagggccatcttccccaacaacgatgcCAAAgggaagcagagggacgaggcccctagggcctcggcctcccacctccccaagaaaaagaaaaagggtcgctagggaaagcaggaggtcctcgaggctagTCTAGTCGTAGCTGCAGAACACAAGAATCTCTGAGGCCCTgccagaggccccgggctcttcgacgacatgcttaagaagccctacccttaccaccagggcccggtgaagcataccctcgaagagtgcaccatgctctggcattactacgccaagctcaggCTCCCCAACGATGAGGTCAAGAAGAGGGACACCGGCGATAGGGAcaatgacaaggacgatgggttccccaaggtgttcaacgccttcatgatctttggcaggcCTTTAGCGTGCCTCACGGCACGTCAGCGAAAGAGGGATCgccaggaggtcttctcggttaagttggccactccccggtacctcaactagtctcgagaggtgatcaccttcgatcaggatgaccaccccgattacatcccaaaccccgggcagtacccactcatcgtcgacccgatcatcggcaacacccggctctccaaggtgttgatggacagaggcagcggtctcaacatcctctacgccaacaccctagaactCCTAGGGATCGACCAGTCACAGCTCCGAGGCAATGCCgtgcccttccacggcatcgtgccgaggaaatgcacgtgacccctcgggcgcatcaactttcccgtctgcttcggcactccctccaactactgcaaggaggtcctcaccttcgaggtggttgggttcaaggggacctatcacgccatcctggggtgcccatgctacgccaagttcatggcgatccgcAACTacgcctacctcaagctcaagatgcctagccccaacggcgtcatcactatcgagtccacgtacAAGCATGCATATGACTACAACGTCGAATGCATCAAGTACGctgaggctctcatggaggccaagaccctcatcgtcaaccttgaCCAACTTGATAGcgaggcacctgactccaagcatcgtgccaggactttcgagcccgtggaggccatcaagctcgtcccggtcgaccccattGGCTCCGACGATTGGGCGCTAAGGATcaacgccaccctcgacatcaaataggaagccgtgttcatcgactttctccacgcAAATGCTGATGTATTcatgtggagtccctcggacatgctaggcatactgagggaggtcgccgagcacgccttggacatctaggCTGGCTCCAGACCAGTGAAGCAGTGCCTACGCTGATTcaatgaggaaaagcgtagggccatcggtgaggaggtgcagaagcttttggtggccagattcatcaaggaagtgtcccatctggagtggttagctaatcctatattagttaagaagaaaaatgggaagtggaggatgtgtgtagactacactggtttgaataaagcatgtccaaaagtccctttcccattacctcgaatcgaccaaatcattgactccactgcgggatgcaaaacccaatctttccttgatgcgtattctagttaccatcaaattaagatgaaagaatctgaccagctcacgacttctttcatcaccccatttggcatgtactgttATGTGACAATGCCATTCGacctcagaaacacaggggccacataccagcggtgcatgacccaggtctttggcgagcacatcgagcgaaccatcgaggcctacatggacaacatcatggtcaagtctagaaaggccagtgatctcattgatgacctggagatagctttcaaatgcctcagagagatgggcatcaagctcaactccaagaagtgtgtcttcggggtcccccaaggcatgctcttgggattcatagtctcggagcgcagcatcgaggccaacccagagaaggtctcggctgtgaccaacatgggaccaatctgagacctcaaggAGGTGCAGAGcattatgggatgccttgcggccttgagccgcttcatctcgcgccttggcgaaaaaggcttgcctctgtaccgcctcttgagaaaatctaaaCACTTTTCCTGGACTCCCGAAgccaaagaagccctcaccaagcttaAGACACTACTCTccaatcctcctgtcctggtgccaccaaccaagggcgaggccctcttgctctacatcgccgcaatgacccaagtggtcagcgcggccgtagtggtcgagagataggaagaggggcatgccttacccgtccaatgacctatttacttcatcagcgaggtgctctccaagactaagacacaatacccccacatccagaagttgatctacgccatagtcttggctcgacgcaagctgcgtcactacttcgagtcccacccggtgaccgtggtgtcatctttccccctaggagagataatccagaactgggaggcctcgggtagaatagccaagtgggccgtggaactcatgggggaagccctgtcttttgtgcctcgaaaagcaattaaatcccaggtcttggctgattttgtggctgagtggaccgacacccaactgccacctgctcaaatccaagcggaatgctggaccatgtactttgatgggtctctgatgaagactggggcaggcgcaggtctgctcttcatctcaccccttggagtacacatgcgctacatgattcggctccacttcgctgcctccaacaacacagccgagtacgaagccctcgtcaacggcttgcagatcgccatcgagcttggagtaTGGCGTCTCGACATACgcggtgattcgcagctcgtcgtcgatcaagtgatgaaggagtcg encodes:
- the LOC136470104 gene encoding uncharacterized protein produces the protein MAIRNYAYLKLKMPSPNGVITIESTYKHAYDYNVECIKYAEALMEAKTLIVNLDQLDSEAPDSKHRARTFEPVEAIKLVPVDPIGSDDWALRINATLDIK